From the Elusimicrobiaceae bacterium genome, one window contains:
- a CDS encoding pilin — translation MSKKAFTLIELLIVVLIIGILSAIAIPMYQGAVDKSHWSTMLPGAKAIKDAEEAFKMSNDGYTDTMANLDVTMENSDLIFNLITPNNTSEPNVIRVTNSKLANVRLASYLDQSPMFAGQLHCEAKTGDERAERLCGKLLMGQELTSSDGYTAYLLDQEIDKATCDNASRSWSTSKTKCYRTTTDRCEALGMPVLASEGDVCGYTNTSSSNLTIKEGMCIATGNNGCSHITFDGNESSCETRDSFDNCRYGNFKNGAQCTATAQWGCMDSHYASESTCTANGPDGCRNSTFSSGAVCEANISTTCYGSTFNEGASCKANQTQGCGRSTFKAGSKCIANAPNTCCVNGCNWYGSVTYDGGCCEGPYCPSNAPKC, via the coding sequence ATGTCAAAGAAAGCCTTTACTTTAATAGAACTATTAATCGTAGTTCTTATTATCGGTATTTTGTCAGCTATTGCAATACCAATGTACCAAGGAGCAGTAGATAAAAGTCATTGGAGCACAATGTTACCGGGAGCCAAAGCGATAAAAGACGCAGAGGAAGCCTTTAAAATGTCCAATGACGGATATACCGACACGATGGCTAATTTGGACGTGACTATGGAGAACAGCGATTTAATATTTAACTTAATTACACCCAATAACACCTCTGAGCCCAATGTAATCAGAGTGACGAATAGTAAGTTAGCTAATGTACGGTTAGCCAGTTATTTAGACCAAAGTCCCATGTTTGCCGGGCAGTTGCATTGTGAAGCTAAGACAGGCGATGAACGGGCAGAAAGACTTTGCGGAAAATTACTTATGGGACAAGAACTAACTTCATCAGACGGCTACACGGCGTATTTATTAGACCAAGAGATTGATAAAGCCACGTGTGATAACGCCAGCCGCAGTTGGAGCACGAGTAAAACCAAATGTTACCGAACCACAACGGATAGATGTGAAGCCTTAGGTATGCCGGTCTTAGCCAGCGAAGGGGATGTGTGTGGCTATACGAATACTTCTTCCTCTAATCTAACCATAAAGGAAGGTATGTGTATCGCAACAGGAAACAATGGCTGTAGCCATATTACATTTGATGGAAATGAAAGTAGTTGTGAAACAAGAGATTCATTTGATAACTGTCGGTATGGTAATTTTAAAAATGGAGCCCAATGCACCGCTACTGCACAATGGGGGTGTATGGATTCTCATTATGCATCTGAAAGTACTTGTACCGCTAATGGGCCAGACGGTTGTAGAAATTCTACCTTTAGCAGTGGGGCTGTATGTGAAGCTAATATAAGTACTACTTGTTATGGAAGCACTTTTAATGAGGGGGCTAGCTGTAAAGCCAATCAGACTCAAGGTTGTGGTAGATCTACATTTAAAGCGGGTAGTAAATGTATTGCGAATGCTCCCAATACGTGTTGTGTGAATGGCTGCAATTGGTACGGGAGTGTTACTTATGACGGTGGCTGTTGTGAAGGGCCCTATTGCCCGAGTAATGCGCCCAAATGTTAG
- a CDS encoding OsmC family protein, producing MEEIIQGTYSNNSQVTLQISGISDILHTIHDNSGRYVTPGDMLVASLGACMLTMIGAVAQKYKQNMDGLQIQLKPVFGENLSGLKSVAVHLHFPPDTPADIRNKLVAAAEKCPVHNSLRPDITFSVTAD from the coding sequence ATGGAAGAAATAATTCAAGGAACTTATAGCAATAATTCCCAAGTAACACTTCAAATCAGCGGTATTAGCGACATCTTACACACCATTCACGATAACAGTGGCCGCTACGTAACGCCGGGCGATATGTTGGTGGCATCTTTAGGAGCTTGTATGCTTACCATGATTGGAGCCGTTGCGCAAAAATACAAACAGAATATGGACGGCTTGCAAATACAACTAAAACCTGTATTTGGCGAAAATTTATCCGGTCTAAAATCGGTTGCGGTGCATTTGCATTTTCCGCCGGATACACCGGCAGACATTCGCAACAAACTAGTGGCAGCGGCCGAAAAATGTCCGGTACATAACAGTTTACGACCCGACATTACTTTTTCAGTCACCGCTGACTAA
- the rimO gene encoding 30S ribosomal protein S12 methylthiotransferase RimO — translation MKFSLISLGCPKNLTNSEEFTARLLAKGHEFQLDPEGTDVLIINTCGFIASAVEEAENEIRAALALKKSGRIKKVAVTGCMVERFKEKILKDFPDIDVAFSISEQENIEETLQKKGAILSPLPKSLYLPQYKMSLTAPHTAYLKIADGCNNRCAYCTIPFLRGAYRSKPMKEVLREADLMAQNGVKEISLIAQDTTSYGQDLYGKPQLVELLEKLLQNRRIKRLRIMYGYPHRVTPQLAQLMASTARIFHYVDIPLQHIADPVLKRMNRHCDGAQIRRTLDMLKKRVPDVSLRTNFIVGFPGETEQDFQELLAFTHEYEFDNLGVFEYFREAGTAAYDLPDQVPQALKQERHQRLEEVQSRVIDRINKRLLGTTLEAIADSETFGRTYKDAPDIDGQVTFTRPVKAGSIFKAKVVKADGYKRWLEPLR, via the coding sequence ATGAAATTTTCTCTGATTAGTTTAGGCTGTCCTAAAAATTTAACCAATAGCGAAGAATTTACCGCTCGCTTGCTGGCCAAAGGGCATGAGTTCCAGCTCGACCCTGAAGGAACGGATGTGCTTATCATTAACACCTGCGGCTTTATTGCTTCGGCAGTCGAAGAGGCCGAAAACGAAATCCGCGCCGCTTTGGCACTTAAAAAATCCGGCCGCATCAAAAAAGTAGCCGTGACCGGATGTATGGTGGAACGGTTCAAAGAGAAAATTTTGAAAGACTTTCCGGATATTGATGTTGCCTTTTCCATTTCCGAGCAAGAAAACATTGAAGAAACTTTACAAAAAAAGGGAGCCATACTCTCCCCCCTTCCTAAAAGTTTATATTTGCCGCAATACAAAATGAGTCTGACCGCTCCGCATACGGCATATCTCAAAATTGCCGACGGTTGTAACAACCGATGTGCCTATTGCACCATTCCTTTTTTACGCGGTGCTTACCGTTCTAAACCTATGAAAGAAGTCCTGCGCGAGGCAGATTTAATGGCTCAAAACGGGGTCAAAGAAATTTCGCTCATTGCGCAAGACACCACCTCTTACGGGCAAGATTTATATGGTAAGCCGCAGTTGGTAGAATTACTGGAAAAACTGTTGCAAAACCGTCGCATTAAACGCTTGCGTATTATGTACGGTTATCCGCATCGTGTCACGCCGCAACTGGCGCAGTTAATGGCCTCTACGGCCCGTATTTTTCACTATGTGGATATTCCTTTGCAACACATTGCTGATCCGGTATTAAAGCGGATGAACCGCCACTGTGACGGAGCGCAAATCCGCCGCACCTTGGATATGCTGAAAAAACGGGTGCCGGATGTGTCTTTGCGCACCAATTTTATTGTAGGGTTTCCGGGCGAAACGGAACAGGATTTCCAAGAGTTACTGGCTTTTACCCATGAATATGAATTTGATAATTTAGGCGTCTTTGAATATTTTAGAGAAGCCGGCACCGCCGCTTATGATTTGCCAGACCAAGTGCCGCAAGCACTTAAGCAAGAACGCCACCAACGCCTGGAAGAAGTGCAAAGCCGCGTTATTGACCGTATTAACAAACGTTTGCTAGGCACTACACTGGAAGCGATTGCCGACAGCGAAACCTTTGGGCGCACTTATAAAGATGCCCCCGATATTGATGGACAAGTGACCTTTACACGCCCTGTCAAGGCGGGCTCTATTTTCAAAGCCAAAGTAGTTAAAGCAGACGGCTACAAACGCTGGCTGGAACCGCTCCGGTAA